Within Topomyia yanbarensis strain Yona2022 chromosome 2, ASM3024719v1, whole genome shotgun sequence, the genomic segment tttgtttatcaaatgatgtgcattttgaaacaaagacatgaaataattctaaagcttgtttttactaaTACATCTCGactaacatatgattagggccgtAAAGCCAATGATGTCAAACCGAGAAAAATGGGAATGAAGTTTAGCAtatctttttttattcattaattAAAGTGGTCTATTATGCCTAATGAAAAAATACCGCTATTTGGTAGATAAAACATTATTATTTCACGTCAAAATACAAAATAGAAGCAAAACATTATTATCACcacttttttttaacaaaatgcaATTTACGTCCTTTTTGCGCACTACTGGCATCCCTGGTGGATTATCGGCCGTTTGCTCCACGCCGTTTACATCAATGCATTAGTTTTGTTTTGGCTTCCAAGTCCTTGCCTTGCGCCGTTTACTTGacctgtttgttttgttttggtttttgagCCGCAAGTTAACGgtgcaaaagttataaaaaatttGCTTGTTCCTGCTTCTGATTACGAGCATTCTGATTGTGGAAACGGCCCAAATCGCCCGGTGGATCACAAGTGAAACCGTACAGTCAAAGAATAACTGGGCCACGGGTATGTGAATTTTGACGGTGTCTATTACGATGCCGTGGAGACCACCAGAGTTTAGTACGTAGTGCTCGACAATATCGAATGTGCCGAACCGCGGGAGTTTATGCGGGACGGGTTTCCCTGCGTCAAGTACACGGACCATTTTCTTCGTGACCACACTGTTGTACAGTATACTGTTGGAATTTCTGGGCATTTAGTGATTCTGTCTCGGTCAGATCGGTATCGCCGTCGAAAAATTGCTCACGCTGGGAGGCGTCGGAATCTGGTGGATTGTCGATATCGTGCTATTAATAACGAACAATCTGCTGCCCGCGGATGGGAGTAACTGGAACTGGAGGTGTAGCGTAGGGAGAGGTAAGTGGCTTACGGGTTTATCTTCAACGGAATGGGTGTTGATTggttgaatttcattttagttATAGTGTGACAATTGAATAGAGGGAACAGACTGATCGACTATGGGAATGGATGATATGTTTCTACAATACCATGGCTTTCGAGGGCGCCATCGAGGAGCCGCCTGGATGTTAACGTAGGAGATGCCATATGTGCGCGACTGCTAATAACCAATCGGGATTTGGAACCGGAACTGATTTGTGTTGATTCCCGCCGGAAGAAAGGCAAAATTGGTGTACTTCGCGAGGAATACATTTTTGGTTGCAGCATCAATTTGGTACGGAAAACTCGTAGTTCAAGTGCTGGCGAAACAGTAATGGAAATTACTGCGGTCGGCAAAGCGATATTAGCCGTGGAATATAAATCTAACGAAGAGTTGAAGGAGTTTTGTGATGAAATAGGGAATCACCTAGCGGGATAGTGTAAGAATTTTATGATTATATTTTCTCGTTAACCGATTCTCTAGTttgtaattaattttttaatgtaaaACTTTCCATAACATCTCTCCTTGTCCTGCTCCTGACAAAAAGTTCATCCACCAGACTCTCGTTCgcttaataaatttcaaattacaattGGATTACTTTTTAATGGCACGAAAAATCAGAAAGCATATCGTTACTGACCATTTTGGGTAGCGTCCAAAATCTAGTATTAAATGTTTTATTCGAAAGTAGAACTGTTTTATCGTTAAATTGTAAATAAATTCAGCTATTTCAATTCACTGGGATCTACCAATAAGTGGTTTAAACTAAAGGGCTCAAACGCGCTTACGTTTTATTTGAAAGTCAGTCAAGGACTCAAGTTAACGGCTCAAAAGCCAAAACAAAACAACCATGTGAAGTAAACGGCGCAAAGCAAAGGACTTGAAAACcatatcaaaacaaaaattttgatttggCTTTTAAGTCCTTTGCTTTGCGCCGTTTACTTCAACatatgttttttgttttggttttgaaGCCGTTAATTTGAGTCCTTGACTGACTTTCAAATACAACGTAAGCACGTTTAAGCCTTTTACCGTTGAAATATATATAATACTGTTGTattttatgtaaaataataaacgttgcatttttatttttattttttatttattttcatatgagaGGATCACACTCGCTAAACAAAGGGTTACATCAATTTCTTCTTCATGAAGTTCCATGTCCATATCCATATCGAAGTTATCGGGAGCTTATTCACTGGTTTCCGACCTCTTTTTTTTGGGAACTATTTCTTTGAGGAACGTTTCGTAGTATGGtttgtttttaatatattttaattGCTTCCTCAAATCATCCAACTTAGCTTGTGGCAAAGCGATTGGCTTTCTGTTAATTGGATCCGGTCAAACAACAGTTCTTATATTAGCACTCCCAAATATGAACTGTGACCAGGTTGGATTTGATATATCGTATTTGAGCTCAATACATCCGGGAAGTGTCGTTTGGTACCTGAAGcacatatttttttgaaatcttAAACCATTACCATCACTATCAGGAGAAggctttttgaatattttgtccAAATCACCGGCAAAGTAAACCGAGcgtttgaagatttttccagatattcgACAGATTCGGGAAGAATCCCTTGATGAGTGGACGGAAGAGATGATATGGTTAAGCTTTGATTCTGTTCGGGTATCGCCACACAAATTTGTCGTCTTTTCCGTTGCTAAATTCTTCGGAGTATTACTTTTCGGCATAGCCAGATCTAATGGAACATCGCTAGTGTGGATCGTTAAATTTAAAGGTTGCTCGTTCTCAATCATTGATACTGACAGATCTAGTGGAAGTGTTTGTCGGGGATCAGTGAATGTTATGACTCCGCTTCTTCTTATCGGCGTTGACGATATAATCATCGAAACACCTTCGAGGAAAGTGTTGTTTGTAGTTTTGTTTACAAATTCTACTTCCTCGAAATTTGCAACCGTGGGAGTATCAGCAACTATACTTGCCACCTCTTCCCCAACTGGAGGGTCAGAAATACCAGCGGCCACTGAAAAAGAAAATAGTAAATTGCTTTGTGTATAGACAAAACAGTAAGTTGAGGTAATACTTACGAAGAAGTAAGTCGAATCCTGTTGACGAGAACATTATTACAAATCGTAAATCGATCAGTAGTATTCGGGAGGTTTGCTTTTTTGCCGTTCACTCTGTTTGTTTATGTTTGTTTTCGTACAGTTGTTGAGCCGTTGAATGAATTTTGAATATAGCGTAAGCGTTTACtgttaaattgta encodes:
- the LOC131685460 gene encoding uncharacterized protein LOC131685460 isoform X1 → MFSSTGFDLLLLAAGISDPPVGEEVASIVADTPTVANFEEVEFVNKTTNNTFLEGVSMIISSTPIRRSGVITFTDPRQTLPLDLSVSMIENEQPLNLTIHTSDVPLDLAMPKSNTPKNLATEKTTNLCGDTRTESKLNHIISSVHSSRDSSRICRISGKIFKRSVYFAGDLDKIFKKPSPDSDGNGLRFQKNMCFRYQTTLPGCIELKYDISNPTWSQFIFGSANIRTVV
- the LOC131685460 gene encoding uncharacterized protein LOC131685460 isoform X2, which produces MFSSTGFDLLLLAAGISDPPVGEEVASIVADTPTVANFEEVEFVNKTTNNTFLEGVSMIISSTPIRRSGVITFTDPRQTLPLDLSVSMIENEQPLNLTIHTSDVPLDLAMPKSNTPKNLATEKTTNLCGDTRTESKLNHIISSVHSSRDSSRICRISGKIFKRSVYFAGTKRHFPDVLSSNTIYQIQPGHSSYLGVLI